The Edwardsiella tarda ATCC 15947 = NBRC 105688 region TTACCGTCACTGAAACGGCCCTCTCTCAGGCGCAATCCGCCCAGCTCCAGGCCGAGGTGGCCGCGCGTAAGGCGCAGGTCGATGAGCTGGAGCTGGAACAATTGTCGGCCAGCAACCGGCAAGAGTTAGTACGCTTACAGAGTGAGGTGTTGAGCAGACGCCATGAGCGCCTCGACCTGCAGCTACAGGGGCTACGCAACAGCCTGAACAGCCAACGCCAACGCGAGGCGGAAGAGGCGTTGGAACGGACACGACGCCTGGTGGAGCAGAGCGATAACCTGCCGCAATCCATCATCATGCTGCTGACGCAAAACCAGACCCTGTCGCGCGATCTCAATCAACAGGCACAACATCTGGATGAGATCGCCACCCGCCAACGCGTCATCGCCGGGCAGACCCAGCAGGTGCGCCAGGCGCTAAACACCCTGCGCGAGCAGGCGCAATGGCTAAGCGTCTCCCCGGCGCTCGGTGAGACGCTACGCGACCGCCTGGCACGCCTGCCGGAGATGCCCAAACCGCAGCAACTCGACAGCGATATGGCTCGCCTCCGCGTACAGCGCCTGCACTACGAGAGCCAACTGGCCGACCTGACGCCGGCCGATCAGTATCGGCAGAACGACGGTGAGCCGCTCAGCACCGCCCAACAACGCCTGCTGACACCGCAGCTCACCATGCAGCGTGAGTTGCTGAATTCCCTGCTGTCGGGCTGCGATAGTCAGATCCTGGAGCTGACCAAGCTCAAGGTCGCCAATACTCAGTTGATCGATGCCCTGACGGCGGTACGCGAAGCCACCCATCGCTACCTCTTCTGGGCGGCGGACATCGATCCGGTTGGCTTCGGCTACCTGCTCACCACCCTACGCGATCTGGATCGTCTGCTATCGCTGGATACCCTGGCGCAGCTCAGCCAGGCGGCGCTGATGATGGTCAGCGACCGTAGCACGCTACTCCCACTATGCGGCGCCCTACTCCTGGTGGGCTTCAGCATCTACTCACGCCGTCACTACCGCGCCTTCATGGCCCGCGCCGCCGGGCGCGTCGGCAAGGTCAATCAGGATCATATCTCACTGACCCTACGCACCCTGTTATGGTCGATCTTGGTGGCGCTGCCACTGCCAGTACTGTGGGCCGCACTCGGCTATGGACTACGTAATGCCTGGCCCTATCCGGTGGCTGTCGCCATCGGCGATGGCGTCAGCGCCGCGCTACCGGTGTTGTGGGCCTTCATGATTAGCGCCGCCTTCTCCCGCCCCGACGGCCTGTTTATCGTCCATTTCGGCTGGGGAGAGCGCCAGGTACGGCGGGCGATGCGCTACTATCGCATGTCTATCTGGATCATCGTGCCGCTGCTGATGGCCGTAGTCACCTTTAACAATCTGGCTGACCATAGCTTCAGCGCCACCCTGGGACGCGCCTGCTTTATCATGCTGTGTATCGCCCTACTGCTGCTGACCTCAAGCCTGTATCGCGCCGGGATCCCGCTCTACCTCAACCGCGCCGACTCGGGGGAGAATCTGCTGAACTACCTGCTATGGGGGGGCTTACTCTGCGCGCCGCTGGCGGCGATCTTCGCCGCTCTGCTCGGTTACCTCGGCACCGCCCAAGTATTGCTGGCACGCCTAGAGACCTCCGTCGCCATCTGGTTCGGTTTATTGATGATCTACTCGGTGATCCGGCGCTGGATGTTAATCCAACGCCGGCGCATCGCATTCGATCGCGCCAAGCAGCGGCGCGCCGAACGGCTCGAGAAACGGAGTCGTCACGAGGAGGATGGCCTGCATCCCGCCGCGATTGAAGGTAGCCAGGAGGCAGAAGAGAGCATGGTGGATCTGGATGCCATCAGCGATCAATCGCTGCGTCTGGTGCGTTCAATCCTGACGCTGGTCGCGCTGATCTCGCTGATCTGGCTCTGGTCAGAGTTACACTCTGCCTTCGCCTTCCTGGAGAATATCCGCCTGTGGGATGTGACCGCCAACGGTGTCGGCGGCGAAACGCTGCAGCCGATCACCCTGGGGGCCGTATTGATCGCCATCCTGGTGATCCTGGTGACCATCCAACTGGTGAAAAACCTACCCGCGTTGCTGGAGTTGGGACTCCTGCAACATCTGGATCTCACCCCGGGTACCGGCTACGCCATCACCACCATTACCAAGTACCTGCTGATGATCGTCGGTGGGCTGATCGGCTTCTCGCTGCTGGGTATCGAATGGTCGAAGCTACAGTGGCTGGTGGCCGCGCTGACCGTCGGTCTGGGCTTTGGTCTCGGAGAGATCTTCGGCAACTTCATCTCTGGCCTGATCATCCTGTTCGAAAAGCCGATCCGCATCGGCGATACGGTCACCATCCGCGATCTGACGGGTACCATCACTCGGATCAACACCCGGGCCACCACCATCTCCGACTGGGATCGCAAGGAGATCATCGTACCCAATAAGGCCTTCATCATG contains the following coding sequences:
- the mscM gene encoding miniconductance mechanosensitive channel MscM is translated as MRLIHRLLLTGLLAFCLPILAQATLNERQLTLDLKQAEAAKNAPAQTETVEALQSALSWIDEAKAAKQRSQQYRKTISDFPRLTRELRQQLSDESSPPPTIQPPADEAEQQILQISSQLLEVARQLQQEQDRARDISDSLGQVVQRQASARKALSEAERRLQELTVTETALSQAQSAQLQAEVAARKAQVDELELEQLSASNRQELVRLQSEVLSRRHERLDLQLQGLRNSLNSQRQREAEEALERTRRLVEQSDNLPQSIIMLLTQNQTLSRDLNQQAQHLDEIATRQRVIAGQTQQVRQALNTLREQAQWLSVSPALGETLRDRLARLPEMPKPQQLDSDMARLRVQRLHYESQLADLTPADQYRQNDGEPLSTAQQRLLTPQLTMQRELLNSLLSGCDSQILELTKLKVANTQLIDALTAVREATHRYLFWAADIDPVGFGYLLTTLRDLDRLLSLDTLAQLSQAALMMVSDRSTLLPLCGALLLVGFSIYSRRHYRAFMARAAGRVGKVNQDHISLTLRTLLWSILVALPLPVLWAALGYGLRNAWPYPVAVAIGDGVSAALPVLWAFMISAAFSRPDGLFIVHFGWGERQVRRAMRYYRMSIWIIVPLLMAVVTFNNLADHSFSATLGRACFIMLCIALLLLTSSLYRAGIPLYLNRADSGENLLNYLLWGGLLCAPLAAIFAALLGYLGTAQVLLARLETSVAIWFGLLMIYSVIRRWMLIQRRRIAFDRAKQRRAERLEKRSRHEEDGLHPAAIEGSQEAEESMVDLDAISDQSLRLVRSILTLVALISLIWLWSELHSAFAFLENIRLWDVTANGVGGETLQPITLGAVLIAILVILVTIQLVKNLPALLELGLLQHLDLTPGTGYAITTITKYLLMIVGGLIGFSLLGIEWSKLQWLVAALTVGLGFGLGEIFGNFISGLIILFEKPIRIGDTVTIRDLTGTITRINTRATTISDWDRKEIIVPNKAFIMEQFINWSLSDPITRVVLTVPAEASANSQQVTELLLQAAGQCSLVLDTPPPEAYLVDIQQGVQIFELRIYASEMAHRMPLRHELHQLILAAYRQHQLVLPFPPIQIGRDSLRPARSASSRAFNSGGL